One part of the Phycisphaerae bacterium genome encodes these proteins:
- a CDS encoding choice-of-anchor L domain-containing protein — MKVLSTSINKSRRLQRFCTLALAAWTVSLGGGVALAAPGARPVLPSGGNNRIVPTDAIPRALSTQDLNSGLTPADLVTTLLGPGVTVSNITYTGTANAAGIFSGGTGIVDFPSGIILSSGDISFVVGPNSQDSTSGVNLGFGDPNLDALIPGYTTYDACSLEFDFYCTGTQIIQFQYVFSSEEYNEWVNTAFNDVFGFFLNGVNIALIPGSAGTPVSINNLNCNNPFNPPSGSFCNLFVNNRCADIPPGLFPCVGVRDTEMDGLTVVLTATGTLNPGINHIKLAIADAGDQVLDSNVFIQGQSFTCGTPTGACCDTAANSCTDLVTEAGCVGANKVWSVGLRCDQLVPPCTSAPPPLGTNCANPIPITSIPFVDTNTTADKGNDYTNSCLGQYDNGNDILYRLELGSAQCVDITVTGAQAGDDWIGVALDDVCPPNGTCIAQATSQGNVATITGLNLASGVYYLMIDRWPLASESLNFTLTVTTCGGAATGACCDSSTQVCTNNVLEANCQGPTQSWTVGVQCGQLIPPCSPEADVVGQDCEFPIIVNSLPYDDINTTTDKKEDYSNTCLGVYDDGDDVMYKINLTTERCVDITVAGATAADNSIGVVLDNVCPPGASCMAQSTTPGTLVSINNLMLSPGVYYLMIDRKPGPGGAETLNYRLTIADCPATLGACCLQDGTCAQLIEADCFNASGMSWTIDSACSPNPCAYYAKGDVNCDHAVDLADIPYFVDALIGDYTGCDITLADMNDSGTADGEDIQLFVSDALLGP, encoded by the coding sequence ATGAAGGTCTTGAGCACATCGATCAACAAGTCTCGCCGATTACAACGTTTTTGCACCCTCGCATTGGCAGCATGGACGGTAAGCCTGGGGGGCGGCGTCGCGCTGGCCGCGCCCGGCGCTCGTCCGGTCCTGCCCTCGGGAGGTAATAATCGTATTGTCCCGACCGACGCGATTCCGCGCGCCCTATCGACACAGGACCTCAACTCAGGATTAACGCCGGCGGATCTTGTCACGACTCTGCTCGGCCCCGGCGTGACGGTTTCGAATATCACCTACACCGGTACAGCCAACGCGGCCGGCATATTCAGCGGCGGCACCGGCATCGTGGATTTTCCGAGCGGCATCATCCTGAGCAGTGGCGACATCTCCTTTGTCGTGGGTCCGAACAGCCAGGACAGCACCAGCGGCGTGAATCTGGGTTTCGGCGACCCGAATCTGGACGCACTGATCCCCGGTTACACGACCTATGATGCGTGCAGCCTGGAATTCGATTTCTATTGCACGGGGACGCAGATCATCCAGTTCCAGTATGTATTCTCCTCGGAAGAGTACAACGAATGGGTCAACACGGCCTTCAACGACGTATTCGGATTCTTCCTCAACGGCGTGAATATTGCCCTCATACCGGGAAGCGCGGGAACGCCGGTCAGCATCAACAACCTGAACTGCAACAACCCCTTCAACCCGCCGTCGGGCAGCTTCTGCAACCTCTTCGTCAACAACCGGTGCGCTGACATTCCGCCGGGCCTGTTTCCATGTGTCGGCGTTCGCGACACGGAGATGGACGGACTGACCGTCGTACTCACCGCGACCGGCACGCTCAATCCCGGAATAAACCATATCAAGCTGGCCATCGCCGACGCCGGCGATCAGGTTCTCGACTCCAACGTCTTCATTCAGGGACAAAGCTTCACTTGCGGTACGCCGACAGGCGCCTGCTGTGACACCGCGGCAAACTCCTGTACCGACCTCGTTACGGAAGCGGGTTGCGTGGGGGCGAACAAGGTTTGGAGTGTCGGACTCAGGTGCGATCAACTCGTTCCTCCCTGCACGTCAGCCCCCCCGCCGCTCGGAACAAACTGTGCGAATCCGATTCCCATCACCTCCATCCCCTTCGTTGACACCAACACCACCGCAGACAAGGGCAACGACTACACGAACTCCTGCCTCGGTCAATACGACAACGGCAATGACATTCTTTACAGACTTGAGCTTGGAAGCGCCCAATGTGTCGACATCACCGTGACCGGCGCCCAGGCGGGCGACGATTGGATCGGCGTCGCGCTCGATGATGTCTGCCCGCCGAACGGCACATGTATTGCGCAGGCAACCAGTCAGGGCAACGTCGCAACCATCACGGGACTAAACCTCGCCTCGGGTGTGTACTACCTGATGATTGACCGGTGGCCACTGGCGAGCGAAAGCCTCAATTTCACATTGACGGTCACAACGTGCGGAGGTGCGGCAACCGGCGCCTGCTGCGACTCGTCGACTCAGGTCTGCACCAATAACGTCCTGGAGGCCAACTGCCAGGGGCCAACCCAGTCGTGGACCGTCGGCGTCCAGTGCGGCCAGTTGATCCCGCCCTGTTCCCCCGAGGCGGACGTCGTTGGTCAGGATTGCGAATTTCCGATTATCGTGAATTCCCTGCCATACGACGATATCAACACCACAACCGACAAGAAGGAAGACTATTCCAACACCTGCCTTGGCGTTTACGACGACGGCGATGACGTCATGTATAAGATCAACCTGACGACTGAGCGTTGTGTCGATATCACCGTGGCGGGAGCCACGGCGGCTGACAACTCGATCGGAGTGGTGCTGGACAATGTGTGCCCGCCGGGTGCCTCTTGCATGGCACAGTCGACCACGCCGGGAACGCTCGTCTCCATCAACAACCTGATGTTGTCCCCTGGTGTCTATTACCTCATGATCGATCGCAAGCCCGGGCCCGGAGGCGCCGAGACGCTGAATTACCGCTTGACGATCGCGGATTGCCCGGCGACGTTGGGCGCCTGCTGCCTGCAGGATGGCACTTGCGCACAGTTGATCGAAGCGGACTGCTTTAACGCCAGTGGCATGTCGTGGACCATTGATTCGGCATGTTCGCCCAACCCCTGCGCCTACTACGCCAAGGGCGATGTGAATTGCGACCACGCCGTTGACCTGGCCGACATCCCATACTTCGTCGATGCGCTGATCGGCGATTACACCGGATGCGACATCACCCTGGCGGACATGAACGATTCCGGCACGGCCGATGGCGAGGACATCCAGTTGTTTGTCTCCGACGCACTGCTCGGCCCGTGA
- a CDS encoding HAMP domain-containing histidine kinase gives MTLGRRLTGTTAVFICGIVLLGAASTSGLSGLREHARIARDEFLELRMIQRAEAFAEDVHGRSRTADYDRSKARDELDSAISIIDEFLAFQDLQVGADPAHQEAERRGATRARASLVVLRDGAQRTADIAEDRKEIESALGELNQLIQSMDRLIAINHASAATKLYESILFISILAVSLAIGAVILGFFHHRSIMRPIRRMQAAVRRIASGALAERVAICGDAELVALSEDLNRMAQELQAVYRDLEEKVRVKSHELVRSERLASVGFLAAGVAHEINNPLNIMSGFAELSLSRLRKASSPDAVAEARESLQIIRDEAFRCRDILQRLLSLAKMGDDLRAPVSMSRIIDEIVHMIRAVSANRHRDVSAEIPQDDGLVINGNESEMKQVLLNLVINALNAVKPVVGRVKITGRREGPRVVVDVTDNGCGMSPQTIEQVFEPFFTLDTGAAVHGAGLGLSISHAIVEAHGGSVTAQSDGLGCGSRFTVSLPAEARSEASGQAA, from the coding sequence ATGACGCTCGGGCGACGTCTGACGGGAACAACAGCCGTGTTCATTTGCGGCATTGTGCTGTTGGGCGCGGCGTCGACCTCGGGTTTAAGCGGCTTGCGCGAGCACGCAAGAATTGCACGCGATGAGTTCCTCGAACTCCGCATGATTCAGCGCGCAGAGGCATTCGCCGAGGACGTGCATGGCCGATCTCGTACGGCCGACTACGACCGATCCAAGGCGCGCGACGAACTCGACTCTGCGATCTCGATTATTGATGAATTCCTTGCATTCCAGGATTTGCAGGTTGGCGCAGACCCTGCGCATCAGGAGGCTGAACGGCGAGGGGCGACACGCGCCAGGGCCAGTCTCGTGGTGCTGCGCGACGGCGCGCAACGCACCGCCGACATCGCTGAAGATCGCAAAGAGATCGAATCCGCTCTGGGTGAACTGAACCAGTTGATTCAATCGATGGACCGGCTGATTGCCATTAACCACGCATCCGCGGCGACAAAGCTGTACGAATCGATCCTTTTCATCTCAATTCTGGCGGTCTCGCTGGCGATTGGCGCCGTAATACTGGGATTCTTCCACCACCGCTCGATCATGCGGCCGATCCGCCGGATGCAGGCGGCCGTGCGCCGTATCGCGTCGGGCGCGCTGGCCGAACGTGTCGCAATCTGCGGTGACGCCGAGTTGGTAGCGCTTTCAGAGGACCTGAATCGGATGGCGCAGGAACTGCAGGCCGTCTATCGCGATCTCGAGGAAAAAGTGCGCGTAAAAAGCCACGAGTTGGTTCGTTCTGAGCGGTTGGCGAGCGTCGGCTTTCTCGCGGCGGGCGTGGCGCACGAGATCAACAATCCGTTGAATATCATGTCCGGTTTTGCGGAGCTGTCGCTCTCACGGCTGCGAAAGGCATCCAGCCCCGATGCCGTGGCCGAAGCGCGTGAGTCGCTTCAAATTATCCGCGACGAGGCGTTTCGGTGTCGGGATATTTTGCAGCGACTTTTGTCGCTGGCGAAGATGGGAGACGACCTCCGCGCTCCGGTGTCGATGTCGCGGATCATCGACGAAATCGTGCATATGATCCGGGCCGTCAGCGCCAATCGCCACCGGGACGTGTCGGCGGAAATTCCACAGGACGACGGACTGGTGATCAACGGCAACGAATCGGAGATGAAACAGGTCTTATTGAACCTCGTCATCAACGCCTTGAACGCCGTGAAGCCCGTCGTCGGTCGCGTTAAAATCACAGGCCGGCGCGAAGGGCCGCGCGTTGTCGTGGATGTAACCGACAACGGCTGCGGCATGTCACCCCAGACAATCGAACAGGTTTTTGAGCCATTCTTTACACTCGACACCGGCGCAGCCGTACACGGAGCAGGACTCGGCCTATCGATATCTCACGCCATTGTCGAAGCGCACGGCGGTTCGGTCACCGCACAAAGCGATGGCTTGGGATGTGGAAGCCGATTCACCGTCTCCCTACCGGCTGAAGCCAGATCGGAGGCCAGTGGACAAGCTGCTTGA
- a CDS encoding response regulator, translated as MDKLLEDQPASDRVLVVDDEARLRELWRRALRDMGLCGAGARNAEEAVALAREVEFGVAMLDLNLPGCNGLDLLDQLRALQPDIAAVIVTGYGTLDAARRAIHLDVVEFLTKPCSLGELEAAVDRARNRFRLRRTAEKSAPIEQFSPSAAPTATTMSEVERKAILESLERNGGNRIATARELGISVRTLYYRLSQYQRAGFVA; from the coding sequence GTGGACAAGCTGCTTGAAGACCAACCAGCAAGCGATCGGGTGCTTGTCGTGGACGATGAGGCGCGCCTTCGAGAATTGTGGAGGCGGGCATTGCGCGACATGGGCTTGTGCGGCGCGGGCGCTCGCAACGCCGAAGAGGCTGTCGCGCTGGCCCGCGAGGTGGAATTTGGCGTCGCCATGCTGGATTTGAATCTTCCGGGCTGCAACGGACTCGACCTGCTGGATCAACTTCGTGCTCTTCAGCCCGACATTGCGGCCGTGATCGTGACGGGTTACGGCACGCTCGACGCGGCAAGGCGCGCCATTCACCTTGATGTGGTCGAGTTTCTCACGAAGCCATGCAGCCTTGGAGAATTGGAGGCGGCCGTCGATCGCGCCCGCAACAGATTCCGCTTACGCCGGACTGCGGAAAAATCCGCGCCCATTGAGCAATTTTCGCCATCAGCCGCTCCGACTGCCACAACCATGTCCGAGGTCGAACGAAAAGCGATTCTTGAATCACTTGAGCGCAATGGCGGCAATCGCATCGCGACGGCCCGCGAACTTGGCATCAGCGTCCGCACGTTGTATTACCGGCTTTCGCAATATCAGCGTGCGGGATTTGTCGCGTGA
- a CDS encoding glycosyltransferase, which translates to MLILSLQLLAALLQVAVIFVWIWQHVIMNRARRDGMFVEDDPANSAQESLTVIVPARNEATRITDTLQHLLSQDYPDFRIVVVDDRSDDDTAGMVRAAAGGDPRVSVQRIETLPKGWMGKSHAMWCAAQQATTHWLMFVDADCHVLPRGLVNAVHYAGTGTLDMLSIWPRDGSVGFWERLLLPLCGAMIVIWYGRSARDKDHVAFANGQFLLVRREVYFSVDGHRAVRDALIEDIPLARRFRAAGFRIASAIGPDICCVRMYASLRELFRGWQRIYIGVLTPLQIALCMASIVVGSLTPFITIPICLSRVLHGGGLVWQVFCGLGVLHLAMLMTTSVRFFSIARCRIRYLWLYPLSCIGVLLILGAALFKSLRKSNVEWRGTHYQVRRTRIEA; encoded by the coding sequence ATGTTGATTCTATCGCTCCAGTTGCTGGCCGCCTTGCTGCAAGTCGCGGTGATTTTCGTCTGGATTTGGCAGCATGTCATCATGAATCGCGCGAGGCGCGACGGCATGTTCGTCGAGGACGATCCCGCAAACAGTGCACAGGAGTCCTTGACGGTCATCGTTCCCGCGCGAAACGAGGCGACGAGGATAACAGATACCCTGCAACATCTTCTCAGTCAGGATTATCCTGATTTTCGAATCGTCGTGGTGGACGATCGTTCGGACGACGATACCGCTGGCATGGTTCGTGCCGCGGCCGGCGGCGATCCCCGCGTGAGTGTTCAGCGGATTGAAACTCTGCCGAAGGGATGGATGGGCAAATCTCATGCGATGTGGTGTGCTGCGCAGCAGGCGACGACGCACTGGCTGATGTTCGTCGATGCCGATTGCCACGTCTTGCCGCGCGGCCTGGTCAATGCCGTTCATTATGCAGGAACGGGAACGCTGGACATGCTGAGCATCTGGCCGCGGGACGGCAGTGTCGGATTCTGGGAACGGCTCCTGCTGCCGCTCTGCGGCGCCATGATTGTCATCTGGTATGGCCGATCGGCCCGTGACAAGGATCACGTCGCTTTCGCCAACGGCCAGTTCCTCCTGGTTCGGCGAGAGGTCTACTTTTCGGTGGACGGCCATCGCGCGGTTCGGGACGCCCTGATTGAGGACATCCCCCTCGCGCGTCGATTCAGGGCCGCGGGGTTCCGCATTGCCAGTGCGATCGGACCCGACATCTGCTGCGTTCGAATGTATGCGTCGCTTCGCGAACTTTTCCGCGGCTGGCAGCGCATCTACATCGGCGTACTCACACCATTGCAAATAGCGCTCTGCATGGCGTCGATCGTCGTGGGTTCGCTGACGCCTTTCATCACGATTCCGATTTGTCTGTCGCGCGTGCTCCATGGCGGCGGGCTTGTCTGGCAGGTGTTTTGTGGACTTGGCGTTCTGCATCTTGCGATGCTCATGACGACGAGCGTGCGTTTCTTCTCGATCGCTCGGTGCAGAATTCGATATCTCTGGCTCTATCCGCTCTCGTGCATCGGGGTACTTCTCATCCTGGGGGCCGCACTCTTCAAGAGCCTGAGGAAATCGAACGTGGAATGGCGTGGAACGCATTACCAGGTTCGGAGAACCAGAATAGAGGCATGA
- a CDS encoding c-type cytochrome, whose product MGANRDSSDQFEMGVTKVMKTSAAIRSVMDLRKQAKAVVFLVATFPFASSCSGPLPLTTAILPEHDSAYLERLNTHHFDGRTAYLTWKAEETGRSSEDLAKADEALSSTKNPFDAYANADAVSRGAVIYKYHCARCHGDDARGHGPSALATHPANDFRAFSQRFASGLHRGAPRRWFKSISEGFGDPVDYPDEPRGPAMPAFGDKLTREQIWLVITYLQTLDARAPQSHGPTASK is encoded by the coding sequence ATGGGTGCAAACCGGGATTCAAGCGACCAATTCGAAATGGGCGTAACAAAGGTGATGAAGACTTCGGCTGCAATCAGAAGCGTAATGGATCTCCGAAAACAGGCAAAGGCGGTTGTATTTCTTGTCGCCACATTTCCGTTTGCGTCCAGTTGCTCCGGTCCACTGCCGCTGACGACCGCGATCCTGCCGGAGCACGATTCCGCATACCTCGAACGCCTCAATACCCACCACTTCGACGGACGAACGGCCTACCTGACGTGGAAGGCTGAAGAAACCGGCCGATCGTCTGAGGATCTCGCGAAGGCCGACGAAGCCCTGAGCAGTACGAAGAATCCGTTTGACGCCTACGCCAATGCCGATGCAGTGAGCCGGGGAGCGGTCATATATAAGTACCACTGCGCCCGCTGCCACGGCGACGACGCGCGCGGCCACGGACCTTCCGCCCTGGCGACGCATCCGGCCAACGATTTTCGGGCATTCAGTCAGCGATTTGCCTCGGGTCTTCACCGTGGCGCACCACGCCGATGGTTCAAAAGCATCTCGGAAGGCTTTGGCGATCCCGTTGATTACCCCGATGAACCGCGCGGCCCCGCAATGCCGGCGTTCGGCGACAAACTGACGCGCGAACAAATCTGGCTTGTCATCACGTACCTTCAGACACTCGACGCGCGGGCGCCCCAATCGCATGGACCGACCGCATCGAAGTAG
- a CDS encoding SDR family oxidoreductase — protein MATIFLTGATGLLGHYTLAALLSREGVTVRVLVSPPVDESIARLGLLLKEIGVDLASAIGSGRVSIVPGRLPDRLDPMQMAGVDTVLHAAASTRFHMDASGEPFRTNVNGTAALLGFAARAGVKHFVLVSTAYVGGLSSGVLPEDRLATCSPNANDYERSKWVAEQSVLKWSNRERRGVIVRPSILIGDLANGRSTTFGGVYILARAVELMARAIEHEPLIDRKRIPLRIMGRPESFLNISPVCWTALHLSAIASHPPDSPEIVNLVNPAPPSCDDVKRWLEAQFDLGGGRFTTEAWPWADATDFEEVFYAAGEGVHAYFRRDLHIETNFLSARGESGSLVNEAHFQKCINYARDRRWGRRAPTLTRASIPQGGDIHPAWYFEQFMASRLPTSSISRISGFTAIVRYIIDGIEDGEWVCRFQAGRMVELRRGRNSLHENFGFRVGRETFVRIVTGKQTIQSAYFQSEAEIFGDTLMAMKMVPIMDSFLLECPLPSG, from the coding sequence ATGGCGACCATATTCCTCACAGGTGCAACCGGGCTGCTCGGCCATTACACCCTCGCCGCCTTGTTGTCGCGGGAGGGTGTGACGGTTCGGGTCCTGGTTTCGCCGCCAGTCGACGAGAGCATCGCCCGACTGGGACTCCTGCTCAAGGAAATTGGGGTCGATCTGGCGTCCGCGATTGGTTCCGGTCGCGTGTCGATCGTTCCGGGGCGCCTTCCCGATCGACTTGACCCTATGCAAATGGCCGGCGTGGACACCGTGCTTCATGCCGCAGCCTCAACCCGGTTCCACATGGATGCCTCCGGAGAACCGTTCCGGACGAATGTCAACGGGACGGCGGCACTGCTTGGGTTCGCGGCACGCGCGGGCGTGAAGCATTTTGTACTGGTGAGCACCGCGTATGTGGGCGGTCTGTCATCCGGGGTGCTTCCCGAGGACCGGTTGGCGACTTGCAGCCCCAACGCCAATGATTATGAGCGATCCAAATGGGTGGCCGAGCAATCCGTCCTGAAATGGTCAAATCGCGAAAGACGCGGCGTCATTGTTCGGCCTTCGATTCTGATTGGCGATTTGGCGAATGGCCGCTCCACGACGTTTGGCGGCGTCTATATTCTGGCCCGGGCTGTCGAACTCATGGCCCGTGCGATCGAACATGAACCGCTGATTGATCGCAAACGCATTCCGTTGCGCATCATGGGCCGACCCGAGTCTTTCTTGAATATCTCGCCGGTGTGCTGGACCGCCCTTCATTTGTCGGCGATTGCTTCCCATCCACCCGATTCGCCCGAAATCGTCAACCTCGTGAATCCGGCGCCGCCGTCGTGTGATGACGTCAAACGATGGCTTGAGGCGCAGTTTGATCTGGGTGGAGGCCGGTTCACGACCGAGGCATGGCCATGGGCCGATGCGACTGACTTTGAAGAGGTGTTCTATGCTGCGGGTGAAGGTGTGCATGCCTATTTCCGGCGTGACCTGCATATTGAGACGAATTTCCTTTCGGCCCGGGGCGAGTCTGGATCCCTGGTCAACGAAGCCCACTTCCAGAAGTGCATCAACTATGCTCGAGATCGCCGGTGGGGCCGCAGGGCACCGACTCTGACGAGGGCGTCGATCCCGCAGGGCGGAGACATCCATCCCGCGTGGTACTTCGAGCAATTCATGGCCAGCCGGCTTCCGACGTCATCCATCTCGCGCATCAGCGGCTTCACCGCGATCGTGCGATACATCATCGATGGGATCGAAGATGGGGAGTGGGTGTGCCGATTCCAGGCGGGCCGGATGGTCGAACTTCGGCGCGGCCGAAATTCTCTTCACGAAAACTTCGGCTTTCGCGTCGGTCGCGAAACCTTTGTCAGGATTGTGACGGGTAAACAGACCATTCAGTCGGCCTACTTTCAGTCGGAAGCGGAGATTTTCGGCGACACTCTCATGGCGATGAAAATGGTTCCGATCATGGATTCCTTCCTGCTCGAGTGTCCTTTGCCTTCGGGGTAA
- a CDS encoding alpha/beta fold hydrolase — translation MRPRGHISEETVRFRCGSLMLNGQLAYPESGRPHWAALIVGAHPLLGAKPGNNIVDALRSSLAMNGAVTMSFSYRGTGASDSGNLDWQRMISDFWRDSHVAEESTWLEDGRSALEFLRTVVRSPIVLVGYSFGCWIVSCLHATRNAAAAVFISPNPTQHDLSGINAGGIPLLVISSDNDFSCPVEILRSWFDSLHNPKTHVLIPQGEHFFRGREAEVAEATNAQLAAWVIPRAMA, via the coding sequence ATGCGACCTCGCGGCCACATCTCCGAGGAGACGGTTCGCTTCAGATGCGGATCACTGATGCTGAACGGGCAATTGGCCTATCCGGAGTCGGGACGGCCGCATTGGGCGGCCCTCATCGTCGGCGCACATCCTCTGCTGGGAGCCAAGCCCGGCAATAACATCGTGGATGCGCTGCGCAGCTCGCTCGCAATGAACGGTGCCGTAACAATGTCATTCAGCTATCGGGGCACGGGCGCAAGCGACTCGGGCAATCTGGATTGGCAGCGCATGATCTCTGATTTCTGGCGGGACAGTCACGTTGCTGAGGAAAGCACATGGCTGGAGGATGGCCGAAGCGCGTTGGAATTCCTTCGAACGGTTGTTCGCAGTCCCATTGTGCTGGTGGGATACAGCTTCGGTTGTTGGATCGTCTCGTGTTTACATGCGACGCGGAACGCCGCTGCGGCAGTTTTCATCTCTCCCAATCCGACGCAGCACGATCTGAGCGGCATAAACGCCGGGGGCATCCCTTTGCTGGTGATATCGAGTGATAATGATTTTTCATGCCCGGTGGAGATTCTGAGGAGTTGGTTTGATTCTCTGCACAATCCGAAAACTCACGTCCTGATTCCGCAGGGCGAGCATTTCTTCAGAGGCCGTGAGGCCGAAGTTGCGGAAGCGACCAACGCACAACTGGCGGCGTGGGTTATACCGAGGGCGATGGCTTGA
- a CDS encoding YdeI/OmpD-associated family protein has product MAKISRKLPPTPAKRSTSKRAASGKTTPAGSRTADVDAYIQRAQPFAKLILTRIRAAFLKASPEIMETIKWGVPHFVYNGNLGGMAAFKNHVSFGFWKSKLMDDPANLFRGEPRGSMCVSRFACAEELPAEKVLIAYVKAAMALNEPEAVAKQAAARARGKKNPPKPVVVPPDLHKLLMQPRNVKARETFEALPPSHKREYIEWVNEAKRDETRQKRLATTLEYLNQGRSKNWKYKH; this is encoded by the coding sequence ATGGCAAAGATTTCCCGGAAGCTTCCCCCAACACCCGCGAAACGGTCGACGAGCAAACGCGCGGCGAGCGGCAAGACGACGCCCGCCGGGAGCCGAACGGCTGACGTTGACGCGTATATTCAGCGCGCGCAGCCATTTGCCAAACTCATCCTGACCAGGATTCGCGCGGCTTTTTTGAAGGCGTCTCCCGAAATAATGGAAACGATCAAATGGGGTGTGCCGCATTTTGTGTACAACGGCAACCTTGGCGGCATGGCGGCTTTCAAGAACCATGTCAGCTTTGGCTTTTGGAAATCGAAGCTCATGGATGATCCAGCCAACCTATTTCGGGGCGAACCGCGTGGATCGATGTGCGTCTCCCGGTTTGCCTGCGCAGAAGAACTGCCCGCCGAGAAAGTTCTGATCGCCTATGTCAAGGCAGCCATGGCGTTGAACGAGCCGGAAGCCGTCGCGAAGCAGGCGGCTGCGCGCGCTCGCGGGAAAAAAAATCCTCCGAAGCCGGTCGTGGTGCCGCCGGATCTGCACAAGCTTCTCATGCAACCGCGGAACGTGAAGGCCCGCGAGACCTTCGAGGCATTACCACCCAGCCACAAACGCGAGTACATCGAATGGGTGAACGAAGCCAAGCGCGACGAGACGCGGCAGAAGCGACTTGCAACGACGCTGGAATACTTGAACCAGGGAAGGTCGAAGAACTGGAAGTACAAGCACTAA